A single window of Sporosarcina sp. Marseille-Q4943 DNA harbors:
- a CDS encoding HAD family hydrolase has product MIRTIIFDLDDTLLWDQKSIATAFATTCRYAANSIDVNASELEAAVREAARELYATYDTYAFTQMIGINPFEGLWGTFDDPGEEFQKMKGIIQEYQQGSWTKGLEKLGIVDGEFGKELAARFIEERKKSPFVYDETFSVLDQLKGKYELVLLTNGSPSLQHTKLEITPEMAPYFSKIVISGAFGKGKPDPSIFEHVLEETGTSSEEALMIGDNLMTDILGSSKVGMRSVWINREEKPENPDIQPTYEIRHMEELFPILDKLSKE; this is encoded by the coding sequence ATGATCCGTACAATCATTTTCGATTTGGACGACACGCTATTATGGGATCAGAAAAGCATTGCGACAGCATTCGCTACTACTTGTCGATATGCGGCGAATAGTATTGATGTAAACGCATCGGAATTGGAGGCGGCGGTCCGCGAAGCCGCAAGGGAACTTTACGCTACCTATGATACATATGCATTCACTCAAATGATTGGGATTAACCCATTCGAAGGATTATGGGGCACATTCGATGACCCGGGTGAAGAATTTCAGAAGATGAAGGGAATTATACAAGAGTACCAGCAAGGTTCGTGGACGAAAGGGCTCGAGAAGCTCGGCATCGTTGACGGCGAGTTTGGTAAGGAACTTGCAGCACGATTCATAGAGGAGCGAAAGAAGTCGCCATTCGTTTACGATGAGACATTTTCAGTCCTGGATCAGTTAAAAGGCAAATATGAACTTGTCCTTTTGACAAACGGGTCCCCGTCGCTCCAACATACTAAATTGGAAATCACCCCGGAGATGGCCCCTTATTTCAGTAAGATAGTCATTTCGGGAGCTTTTGGCAAAGGGAAGCCGGATCCATCCATTTTCGAACATGTATTGGAGGAAACCGGAACCTCTTCAGAAGAGGCGCTAATGATCGGCGACAATTTAATGACAGACATTTTAGGCTCGTCAAAGGTAGGGATGCGTTCCGTCTGGATTAACCGTGAAGAGAAGCCGGAGAATCCGGACATTCAACCGACTTATGAAATACGCCATATGGAAGAGCTTTTTCCGATTTTGGATAAGTTAAGCAAAGAGTGA
- the serA gene encoding phosphoglycerate dehydrogenase, with amino-acid sequence MTYHILIADPLSEEGIYPLRQADGFEITIATDLSKDELLERIKGFDALLVRSQTQVTREVIEAASNLKIIGRAGVGVDNIDLDAATEHGIIVVNAPDGNTNSAAEHTIAMLTALARKIPQAFNSLKNGNWDRKSFIGVELKNKTLGVIGLGRIGAEVAARAKGQRMNIIAYDPFLTEEKARKMGVGFGTVDDVLKAADFITIHTPLLKETKHLLNDEAFAKMKDGVQIINCARGGIIDEDALYGAIVSGKVAGAALDVFETEPFVDHPLLTLPEVIATPHLGASTVEAQESVAVDVSLDVVNFFEGEAVQNPVNLPSVPKEVLAKIAPFFDLAEKLGIFLSRMTDEAIEEVNIKFAGELANYDVRALTRNTVKGILKRNLGSHVNDVNAKFLAERFDIKVNEHKTTAGKGFLHLITAEIVTAKFTHRVAGTLLNGLGARIVKVDDYAVDVVPEGHLLFIKHKDQPGAIGRVGTLLAQKDINIATMQVGRSTVGGDAIMMLTVDNQVAQEEIADLTQLADIYEVKAIDL; translated from the coding sequence ATGACTTATCATATATTGATTGCCGACCCGTTAAGCGAAGAAGGCATCTATCCATTGCGACAAGCGGATGGGTTTGAGATTACGATTGCCACCGATTTGTCGAAAGACGAGCTTCTTGAAAGGATCAAAGGCTTTGATGCTTTGCTTGTCCGCAGTCAGACCCAAGTGACGCGGGAAGTAATTGAAGCTGCGAGCAATTTGAAAATTATCGGACGTGCCGGTGTCGGAGTGGATAATATCGACTTGGACGCCGCTACGGAGCATGGCATCATCGTCGTCAATGCACCTGACGGCAATACAAATTCCGCGGCAGAGCACACCATTGCGATGTTGACCGCATTGGCGAGAAAAATTCCGCAGGCGTTCAACTCATTGAAAAACGGCAACTGGGATCGCAAATCATTCATCGGCGTCGAATTGAAAAACAAGACACTCGGAGTCATCGGCCTTGGAAGAATCGGTGCGGAAGTGGCTGCCCGTGCGAAGGGTCAACGGATGAATATCATTGCATATGACCCATTCCTGACTGAGGAGAAAGCACGAAAGATGGGAGTCGGTTTCGGGACCGTGGATGATGTGTTAAAAGCGGCAGATTTCATTACGATTCATACACCTTTATTGAAAGAAACGAAACATTTATTAAATGACGAGGCTTTCGCAAAAATGAAGGATGGCGTACAGATCATCAACTGCGCTAGAGGAGGAATTATTGACGAAGATGCACTATACGGGGCAATCGTGTCAGGTAAAGTAGCCGGTGCGGCCCTTGATGTTTTTGAGACGGAACCTTTTGTCGACCATCCGCTGCTTACATTGCCTGAAGTAATTGCAACACCGCATCTTGGAGCCAGCACGGTGGAAGCGCAGGAAAGCGTAGCGGTAGATGTTAGCCTAGACGTCGTGAACTTCTTCGAAGGGGAAGCTGTGCAAAATCCAGTCAACCTTCCTTCCGTCCCGAAAGAAGTGTTGGCCAAAATCGCACCATTCTTCGACTTGGCTGAAAAGCTCGGGATTTTCCTGTCCCGAATGACCGACGAAGCGATAGAAGAAGTGAATATTAAATTCGCTGGAGAACTGGCCAACTACGATGTGCGCGCATTGACCCGCAATACAGTGAAAGGTATTTTAAAACGCAACCTCGGCAGCCATGTCAATGACGTCAATGCAAAATTTTTAGCCGAGCGGTTCGATATTAAAGTGAATGAGCATAAGACTACGGCTGGAAAAGGATTCCTTCATTTGATCACTGCGGAAATCGTCACAGCGAAATTTACGCATCGCGTGGCGGGCACTTTGCTGAACGGTCTCGGAGCGCGCATTGTCAAAGTCGATGATTATGCGGTCGATGTCGTGCCGGAAGGCCATTTGCTTTTCATTAAACATAAAGACCAGCCGGGTGCAATCGGGCGAGTCGGGACGTTATTGGCACAGAAGGATATTAATATCGCAACGATGCAAGTCGGACGTTCGACAGTCGGTGGGGATGCCATCATGATGCTCACCGTCGACAATCAAGTGGCGCAGGAGGAAATTGCCGACTTGACACAGCTTGCAGATATTTATGAAGTGAAAGCGATCGATCTATAA
- a CDS encoding alanine--glyoxylate aminotransferase family protein, whose translation MLQDQNYLRIPGPTPIPPSVQRAMAQTMIGHRGQETSELLRSIKPRLKKVFGTEQDVLIVTGSGTSGLEAAVVNAVKPLDEVLVIVTGAFGARFVKICEAYGIRVHTYEVEWGKAFAPIEIKEYLQSFPEVRAVFATYCETSTGVMNPIHELAAAVNEVSDALIIVDGVSCVGGVETRMDDWGIDILVTGSQKAFMLPAGLMFIAVSERAWDVIHSNPNRGFYLDLAKYRKDLANDTTPFTPALSLLFGLDQALALMEEEGLENVYGRHTLMKEMTREAFRALDIPLLTNDEDASDTVTAIQPEDFDAEEFRKVIKKEFGLSVAGGQERLKGKIFRIGHMGYCSPADVLQTLAMIELGLIKSGKNIELGRGVAAAQRIYLEKGENDR comes from the coding sequence ATGTTGCAAGATCAAAATTATTTACGAATTCCAGGACCGACTCCCATTCCGCCAAGTGTTCAACGGGCGATGGCGCAAACGATGATCGGTCATCGAGGACAGGAGACGTCAGAGTTGCTCCGCTCCATCAAACCACGTCTGAAAAAAGTGTTTGGAACAGAACAGGACGTATTGATCGTTACGGGAAGCGGAACTTCCGGACTGGAAGCAGCTGTTGTCAATGCTGTGAAACCGCTGGATGAGGTGCTTGTCATTGTAACCGGTGCATTCGGTGCCCGTTTTGTAAAGATTTGTGAAGCGTACGGAATCCGCGTACACACTTATGAAGTTGAGTGGGGGAAAGCCTTTGCCCCTATTGAAATCAAGGAATATCTTCAAAGTTTCCCGGAAGTAAGGGCGGTTTTTGCAACATATTGCGAAACATCGACAGGCGTCATGAATCCAATACATGAATTGGCAGCAGCAGTGAATGAAGTATCCGATGCACTTATCATTGTGGACGGTGTTTCCTGTGTCGGAGGCGTGGAAACGAGAATGGATGATTGGGGCATCGATATACTGGTGACTGGATCTCAAAAAGCGTTCATGCTGCCAGCTGGACTGATGTTCATTGCCGTTAGCGAGCGTGCATGGGATGTCATTCATTCCAATCCGAACCGTGGTTTCTACTTGGATTTGGCGAAGTATAGAAAGGATCTGGCAAATGATACGACACCTTTCACCCCTGCCCTATCCCTTCTTTTCGGGCTCGATCAAGCGCTAGCCTTGATGGAAGAGGAAGGGCTTGAGAATGTATATGGCCGCCATACCCTCATGAAGGAAATGACGCGTGAAGCTTTCCGGGCTCTCGACATCCCTTTATTGACGAATGATGAAGATGCATCTGATACAGTTACCGCAATCCAGCCTGAAGACTTTGACGCAGAGGAATTCCGGAAAGTGATCAAAAAGGAATTCGGACTCTCGGTTGCAGGCGGACAAGAGCGTTTGAAAGGGAAGATTTTCCGTATCGGACATATGGGCTACTGCTCCCCTGCCGATGTGCTCCAGACCCTCGCCATGATCGAGCTTGGTCTGATTAAATCCGGAAAAAATATCGAGCTCGGCCGAGGTGTGGCAGCAGCTCAACGAATCTATTTGGAAAAAGGGGAGAATGACCGATGA